The Streptomyces sp. NBC_00162 genome window below encodes:
- the rplJ gene encoding 50S ribosomal protein L10: MARPDKAAAVAELTDQFQSSNAAVLTEYRGLTVAQLKTLRRSLGENAQYAVVKNTLTKIAANQAGITALDEHFAGPTAVAFITGDPVESAKSLRDFAKENPNLIIKAGVLDGKALTADEIKKLADLESREVLLSKLAGAFKGKQSQAASLFQALPSKFVRTAEALRVKLAEQGGAE; this comes from the coding sequence ATGGCAAGGCCCGACAAGGCTGCCGCGGTAGCCGAGCTCACGGACCAGTTCCAGAGCTCGAACGCCGCCGTGCTGACCGAGTACCGGGGTCTCACCGTCGCGCAGCTCAAGACGCTGCGTCGTTCGCTCGGTGAGAACGCCCAGTACGCCGTGGTGAAGAACACGCTGACCAAGATTGCGGCCAACCAGGCCGGGATCACCGCGCTGGACGAGCACTTCGCTGGTCCGACCGCGGTCGCCTTCATCACCGGTGACCCGGTGGAGTCGGCGAAGAGCCTGCGTGACTTCGCCAAGGAGAACCCCAACCTCATCATCAAGGCGGGTGTCCTTGATGGTAAGGCGCTCACCGCCGATGAGATCAAGAAGCTTGCGGACCTCGAGTCCCGCGAGGTTCTGCTCAGCAAGCTGGCCGGCGCGTTCAAGGGCAAGCAGTCTCAGGCTGCCTCGCTCTTCCAGGCGCTGCCGTCGAAGTTCGTCCGCACCGCGGAAGCGCTTCGCGTCAAGCTCGCCGAGCAGGGCGGTGCCGAGTAA
- the secE gene encoding preprotein translocase subunit SecE, translating to MTDALGSIDMPDAEDETREKKARKGGKRGKKGPLGRLALFYRQIVAELRKVVWPTRNQLTTYTTVVIVFVVIMIGLVTVIDYGFQEAIKFVFG from the coding sequence GTGACGGACGCCCTGGGCTCCATCGACATGCCTGACGCCGAGGACGAGACTCGCGAGAAGAAGGCCCGCAAGGGCGGTAAGCGCGGCAAGAAGGGTCCTCTGGGCCGGCTCGCGCTGTTCTACCGTCAGATCGTCGCGGAACTCCGCAAGGTTGTATGGCCCACTCGCAACCAGCTCACGACGTACACCACCGTGGTGATTGTCTTCGTGGTCATCATGATCGGTCTGGTGACCGTGATTGACTATGGGTTCCAGGAAGCCATCAAGTTCGTCTTCGGCTGA
- the nusG gene encoding transcription termination/antitermination protein NusG, producing MSDPNLNASHDSVESVEDQLDIVEAADAVDPDEAEHADAKAGVAAEEAALHVEDESAGDAEIEDDAEVEAAADDVEAAEAEVETADEEAADEEAAEAEPVDPVQALRDELRLLPGEWYVIHTYAGYEKRVKANLEQRAVSLNVEEFIYQAEVPEEEIVQIKNGERKNVRQNKLPGYVLVRMDLTNESWGVVRNTPGVTGFVGNAYDPYPLTLDEIVKMLAPEAQEKAAKAAAEEAGLPAPAVKRTIEVLDFEVGDSVTVTDGPFATLQATINEINPDSKKVKGLVEIFGRETPVELSFDQIQKN from the coding sequence GTGTCTGACCCGAACCTGAACGCGAGCCACGACTCCGTCGAGTCCGTCGAGGACCAGCTCGACATCGTCGAGGCTGCAGACGCCGTGGACCCCGATGAGGCCGAGCACGCCGACGCCAAGGCGGGAGTCGCCGCCGAAGAGGCCGCGCTGCACGTCGAGGACGAGAGCGCTGGTGACGCCGAGATCGAGGACGACGCCGAGGTCGAGGCGGCTGCCGACGACGTTGAGGCCGCCGAGGCCGAGGTCGAGACCGCCGACGAAGAGGCCGCCGACGAAGAGGCCGCCGAGGCCGAGCCGGTCGACCCCGTCCAGGCCCTGCGCGACGAGCTGCGCCTCCTGCCCGGCGAGTGGTACGTGATCCACACCTACGCCGGCTACGAGAAGCGCGTGAAGGCCAACCTGGAGCAGCGCGCCGTCTCGCTGAACGTCGAGGAGTTCATCTACCAGGCCGAGGTGCCCGAGGAAGAGATCGTCCAGATCAAGAACGGCGAGCGCAAGAACGTCCGGCAGAACAAGCTGCCCGGTTACGTTCTCGTCCGCATGGATCTGACGAACGAGTCCTGGGGCGTCGTCCGCAACACGCCTGGCGTCACCGGCTTCGTCGGCAACGCGTACGACCCGTACCCGCTGACCCTGGACGAGATCGTCAAGATGCTCGCCCCGGAGGCGCAGGAGAAGGCCGCCAAGGCCGCCGCGGAAGAGGCCGGCCTGCCGGCGCCCGCCGTCAAGCGCACGATCGAGGTGCTCGACTTCGAGGTCGGCGACTCGGTCACCGTCACCGACGGTCCGTTCGCCACGCTCCAGGCGACGATCAACGAGATCAACCCGGACTCGAAGAAGGTCAAGGGCCTCGTCGAGATCTTCGGCCGCGAGACCCCGGTCGAGCTCAGCTTCGACCAGATCCAGAAGAACTGA
- the rplA gene encoding 50S ribosomal protein L1, translating to MKRSKTLRAADAKVDREKLYAPLEAVRLAKETSATKFDSTVEVAFRLGVDPRKADQMVRGTVNLPHGTGKTARVLVFATGDRAAAAEAAGADIVGDDELINEIAKGNRLNEFDAVVATPDLMGKVGRLGRVLGPRGLMPNPKTGTVTMDVAKAVTEIKGGKIEFRVDKHSNLHFIIGKVSFSDEQLVENYGAALDEILRLKPSAAKGRYIKKAALSTTMGPGILLDQNRTRNLLVEEDPAAV from the coding sequence GTGAAGCGCAGCAAGACTCTCCGCGCTGCGGACGCCAAGGTCGACCGGGAGAAGCTGTACGCCCCGCTCGAGGCCGTCCGTCTCGCCAAGGAGACCTCCGCGACCAAGTTCGACAGCACCGTCGAGGTCGCCTTCCGCCTGGGTGTCGACCCGCGCAAGGCCGACCAGATGGTCCGTGGCACCGTGAACCTCCCGCACGGCACCGGCAAGACCGCCCGGGTCCTGGTCTTCGCGACCGGTGACCGTGCTGCGGCCGCGGAAGCCGCCGGCGCCGACATCGTCGGCGATGACGAGCTGATCAACGAGATCGCCAAGGGCAACCGCCTGAACGAGTTCGACGCCGTTGTGGCCACCCCGGACCTCATGGGCAAGGTCGGCCGCCTCGGCCGCGTGCTCGGTCCCCGTGGCCTCATGCCGAACCCGAAGACCGGCACCGTCACGATGGACGTCGCCAAGGCTGTCACCGAGATCAAGGGTGGCAAGATCGAGTTCCGCGTCGACAAGCACTCGAACCTGCACTTCATCATCGGCAAGGTCTCCTTCTCCGATGAGCAGCTGGTCGAGAACTACGGCGCGGCCCTGGACGAGATCCTTCGTCTGAAGCCGTCCGCCGCGAAGGGCCGCTACATCAAGAAGGCCGCCCTGAGCACCACGATGGGTCCCGGCATCCTGCTGGACCAGAACCGCACCCGGAACCTCCTCGTCGAGGAAGACCCGGCTGCTGTCTGA
- the rplK gene encoding 50S ribosomal protein L11, protein MPPKKKKVTGLIKLQIKAGAANPAPPVGPALGQHGVNIMEFCKAYNAATESQRGMVVPVEITVYDDRSFTFITKTPPAARLILKAAGIEKGSGEPHKTKVAKLTGAQVREIAELKMPDLNANDVDAAMKIIAGTARSMGVTVEG, encoded by the coding sequence ATGCCTCCCAAGAAGAAGAAGGTCACGGGGCTTATCAAGCTCCAGATCAAGGCCGGCGCGGCCAACCCGGCTCCGCCGGTCGGCCCCGCGCTCGGTCAGCACGGCGTCAACATCATGGAGTTCTGCAAGGCCTACAACGCCGCGACCGAGTCGCAGCGTGGCATGGTCGTGCCGGTGGAGATCACGGTCTACGACGACCGCTCCTTCACCTTCATCACCAAGACTCCGCCGGCCGCGCGCCTGATCCTCAAGGCCGCGGGCATCGAGAAGGGCTCCGGCGAGCCGCACAAGACCAAGGTCGCCAAGCTCACCGGCGCCCAGGTCCGCGAGATCGCCGAGCTGAAGATGCCCGACCTGAACGCCAACGACGTCGATGCCGCGATGAAGATCATCGCCGGCACCGCGCGCTCGATGGGCGTCACGGTCGAAGGCTGA
- the rplL gene encoding 50S ribosomal protein L7/L12 has translation MAKLSQDDLLAQFEEMTLIELSEFVKAFEDKFDVTAAAAVAAAPVGGAAAPEAAEEQDEFDVILTGAGDKKIQVIKVVRELTSLGLKEAKDLVDGAPKPVLEKVTKEAAEKAAESLKGAGAAVEVK, from the coding sequence ATGGCGAAGCTCTCTCAGGACGACCTCCTCGCCCAGTTCGAGGAGATGACCCTCATCGAGCTCTCTGAGTTCGTGAAGGCGTTCGAGGACAAGTTCGACGTCACCGCCGCCGCGGCCGTCGCCGCTGCCCCGGTCGGTGGCGCTGCCGCCCCCGAGGCCGCTGAGGAGCAGGACGAGTTCGACGTCATCCTCACCGGTGCCGGCGACAAGAAGATCCAGGTCATCAAGGTCGTGCGCGAGCTGACCTCCCTGGGCCTCAAGGAGGCCAAGGACCTCGTGGACGGCGCCCCGAAGCCCGTCCTCGAGAAGGTCACCAAGGAGGCCGCCGAGAAGGCTGCCGAGTCCCTCAAGGGCGCCGGTGCGGCCGTCGAGGTCAAGTAA